The following coding sequences are from one Anolis sagrei isolate rAnoSag1 chromosome 6, rAnoSag1.mat, whole genome shotgun sequence window:
- the CAPN7 gene encoding calpain-7 isoform X2, with the protein MANETSETVLQTKLKQLARQALDRAEALKDSKPSQKDKPAPVKANQPVRTFFPLGPDFSLNDKPQTVRPVHASEPQGQRYTAEEIEVLRKTSKINGIEYVPFMSVDLRERFAFPLPFSDKCGKLPLSPKQKAMFSRWVRPDDITNNPTMIYTVSSFSIKQTIVSDCSFVASLAISAAYERRYSKKLITSIIYPQNKKGEPEYNPCGKYMVKLHINGVPRKVIIDDFLPVDHSGELLCSYSNNKNELWVSLIEKAYMKVMGGYDFPGSNSNIDLHALTGWIPERIAMHSDNQTFNKDSSFRMLYQRFHKGDVLITTATGMMTEEEGERWGLVPTHAYAVLDIREYKGLRFLQLKNPWSHLRWKGRYSENDMKNWTPELQKYLNFDPRTAQKIDNGIFWISWEDLCQYYDVIYLSWNPSLFKESTCIHSTWDAKQGPMKDAYSLANNPQYKLEVQCPQGGAAVWVLLSRHITDKDDFARNREFITMVVYKTDGKKVYYPADPPPYIDGIRINSPHYLTKMTLTSPGTHTFTLVVSQYEKQNTIHYTLRVYSACKFTFSKIPTPYTVSKRVNGQWKGHSAGGCSNFRETSKNNPIYQFQMEKAGSLLIELRGPRQYSVGLELVTVSSVGDPGPLGFQKKNSGDYRCGFCYLEVESLPAGVYNIIPSTFLPQQEGPFFLDFNSATPVRISQLQ; encoded by the exons GCAAATGAAACTTCAGAAACAGTACTCCAAACAAAACTGAAGCAGTTGGCTCGACAGGCATTGGACAG aGCAGAGGCATTGAAAGACTCAAAGCCATCTCAGAAGGACAAACCAGCACCAGTGAAAGCGAATCAGCCTGTGAGAACCTTTTTCCCACTGGGACCTGATTTTTCCTTGAACGATAAGCCGCAAACCGTTAGACCTGTGCATGCCAGTGAGCCTCAGGGCCAGCGctacacagcagaagagattgagGTGCTCAG GAAGACATCAAAGATAAATGGTATCGAGTATGTTCCCTTCATGAGCGTTGACCTGAGAGAGCGTTTTGCTTTTCCACTTCCTTTTTC aGATAAATGTGGCAAGTTGCCTTTGTCTCCCAagcaaaaagccatgttttctcGATGGGTACGGCCAGATGACATAACAAACAATCCCACCATGATCTATACTGTGTCCAGCTTCAGCATAAAACAG ACAATTGTGTCAGATTGTTCTTTTGTAGCTTCACTTGCAATTAGTGCAGCATATGAGCGACGATACAGTAAGAAGTTGATTACCAG CATTATTTACCCACAGAACAAAAAGGGAGAGCCAGAATATAATCCTTGCGGGAAATATATGGTTAAGCTGCATATCAATGGTGTCCCCAGGAAG GTAATCATTGATGATTTCTTACCAGTAGATCACAGCGGAGAACTTCTTTGCTCTTATTCGAACAACAAAAATGAACTTTGGGTGTCACTGATAGAAAAAGCTTACATGAAAGTCATGGGAGGTTATGATTTCCCAGGATCAAATTCT AATATTGATCTACATGCATTAACTGGCTGGATACCTGAAAGGATTGCTATGCACTCAGATAATCAGACTTTTAACAAAGACAGTTCCTTCAGAATGCTTTATCAAAG ATTTCACAAGGGAGATGTGCTCATTACAACAGCAACAGGCATGATGacagaagaggagggagaaagatgggGTTTAGTGCCAACCCATGCGTATGCTGTCTTGGATATTCGAGAATACAAG GGACTTCGATTCCTCCAGTTGAAAAACCCCTGGAGCCACCTGCGCTGGAAAGGAAGATACAGTGAGAATGATATGAAAAACTGGACCCCTGAACTCCAGAAATACTTGAATTTTGATCCCAGAACTGCTCAGAAAATTGACAATG GAATTTTTTGGATCTCCTGGGAAGACCTGTGCCAgtattatgatgttatttatTTGAGCTGGAATCCAAGTCTTTTTAAGGAATCAACATGCATTCACAG TACCTGGGATGCAAAACAGGGTCCCATGAAAGATGCTTACAGCCTGGCCAATAATCCACAATACAAACTGGAGGTTCAGTGCCCACAAGGTGGTGCTGCTGTCTGGGTTCTTCTCAGCAGACACATCACAGACAAG GATGACTTTGCACGCAATCGAGAATTCATCACAATGGTTGTATACAAAACAGACGGGAAAAAAGTTTACTATCCTG CTGATCCACCACCATATATTGATGGCATTCGGATcaatagtccacattatctgacCAAGATGACACTGACATCTCCAGGGACTCATACGTTCACACTGGTGGTTTCTCAATATGAGAAACAGAACACAATTCACTATACCCTAAGG GTATATTCGGCATGCAAATTTACCTTCTCTAAGATCCCAACACCATATACAGTATCCAAAAGG GTGAATGGGCAATGGAAAGGTCATAGTGCTGGTGGATGTAGCAATTTCAGAGAGACCTCCAAGAACAATCCTATTTACCAGTTCCAAATGGAAAAGGCTGGTTCACTCCTTATTGAGCTCCGAGGACCAAg GCAATATAGTGTTGGACTTGAACTCGTGACAGTCTCTTCAGTGGGAGACCCAGGTCCTTTGGGCTTTCAGAAAAAGAATAGCGGTGATTATAG GTGTGGATTTTGCTATCTGGAAGTTGAGAGTCTCCCTGCTGGTGTTTATAATATTATTCCAAGCACTTTTCTCCCTCAGCAGGAGGGGCCATTTTTCTTGGACTTCAATAGTGCTACCCCTGT